The Mesorhizobium sp. M1D.F.Ca.ET.043.01.1.1 genome contains a region encoding:
- the purQ gene encoding phosphoribosylformylglycinamidine synthase subunit PurQ, with translation MKSAVVLLPGLNRDRDMIAALTKISGQAPATVWQTDTEIPDVDLIAIPGGFSFGDYLRCGAIAARMPVMRAVAEKAAKGVMVIGVCNGFQILVEAGLLPGALMRNSSLKFVCRQVKLEIANANTMFTRRYQPGQIIRSPVAHHDGNYFADPDTLARLEGEGQVVFRYAEGTNPNGSINDIAGIVSEKGNVLGLMPHPENLIEAAHGGSDGRALFEGALGIAA, from the coding sequence ATGAAATCAGCCGTCGTCCTCCTGCCTGGCCTCAACCGCGACCGCGACATGATCGCGGCGCTGACCAAGATTTCCGGGCAGGCGCCGGCGACCGTCTGGCAGACCGACACGGAAATCCCCGATGTCGACCTGATCGCCATTCCCGGCGGCTTCTCCTTCGGCGACTATCTGCGCTGCGGCGCGATCGCGGCGCGCATGCCCGTCATGCGGGCTGTGGCGGAAAAGGCGGCCAAGGGCGTCATGGTCATCGGCGTCTGCAACGGCTTCCAGATCCTGGTCGAGGCGGGCCTGCTGCCCGGCGCCCTGATGCGCAATTCCTCGCTCAAATTCGTCTGCCGGCAGGTGAAGCTCGAGATCGCCAACGCCAACACCATGTTCACCCGCCGCTACCAGCCCGGACAGATCATCCGTTCGCCGGTCGCGCACCACGACGGCAACTATTTTGCCGATCCCGACACGCTTGCCCGCCTCGAGGGCGAAGGGCAGGTGGTGTTCCGCTACGCCGAAGGCACCAATCCCAACGGCTCGATCAACGACATCGCCGGCATTGTCAGCGAAAAGGGCAATGTGCTCGGCCTGATGCCGCATCCCGAGAACCTGATCGAGGCGGCGCATGGCGGCAGCGACGGCCGGGCGCTGTTCGAAGGCGCGCTCGGCATCGCCGCTTGA
- the purS gene encoding phosphoribosylformylglycinamidine synthase subunit PurS → MKARITVTLKNGVLDPQGKAIEHALSGLGFDGVGQVRQGKVFDIELDGTDKAKAEADLKAMCDKLLANTVIENYAVEIA, encoded by the coding sequence ATGAAAGCCCGCATCACCGTCACCCTCAAGAACGGCGTTCTCGACCCGCAAGGCAAGGCGATCGAGCACGCGCTCTCGGGTCTGGGCTTCGACGGCGTCGGCCAGGTGCGCCAGGGCAAGGTCTTCGACATCGAGCTTGACGGCACCGACAAGGCCAAGGCGGAAGCCGACCTCAAGGCCATGTGCGACAAGCTTCTGGCGAACACTGTGATCGAGAATTACGCGGTGGAGATCGCCTGA